The DNA sequence ACTAAACCTACTCACCATAAGTGACATGTAACTGTGACATGTGTTTTCCATCAGTTGTGTAGGAGTTGGTGCAAGAGTTGGTTGTTGTTCTTATAATCGTTGACTGTTACTTGGtcctctacttttttttttcttgttttttgacCCAATTCTTTACCGTCTACCACCTCTTTTACTTTTCTCTTTATGCTTCAAACGTACTCCATCGTATACGTCATATGAGAAATCAGGCAATATTGGCATATCAAGGCGATCAACTGGGTTTCTAATATTACCAAGCTTCAACCTTAATTCATTCGTAGTATCCTTCACCAACTAGTATCCCTCAACTGTATATGAAGCTTCTGATGCTATTTGAATAAGTTCATGACAAATACGCCTATACCGTTACGCCAAGTTGACATCTTGTTCAACTTCTTTCCCCCTACTGTCATTGACCACCATATTTGTTGCTCCCCATGTccatctcttcaaaatatagTATTTAGGAATACGCTTTATGTCAAACACATCTAAAACTTTTAAATAATGGCAACACAAAATACTATCAGTCTCGAATTTCATGCAAGAGCATTCTACAATTCCTTGAAGTGGGTTACAACATACTTTATACTCACAGTCTGCTTCATAAATCCCAACCCGAAAATAAATGTAGGGAATTCCATCAGTCCGACTTATAATGGTGCAAACAGTCATCCAATTGTATTCCTCTTGAAATAACTGAAAAATTACAGGAGTGTAGAGTTCCCCAACTTGTTTTTGTACAATTGACATTGAATTTGCAAGTCGTGGTATCTTGTTTCGTGCATCAAATTTAGCTTTTAATTCATTACCACACTTTTGGTTAAGAACTCtctcaaagtgtttaaaaaattgcaCAACATCCAAAGTTGATTTCAAATAGTCCTTCAAGTCACTGTTGAGACTCTCACTGAGTTGTGTACTTCGAATGCTTATTGTGAATGTGTTTTTTATATAACACTTCACCCATTGACTTTTGAGCCCATATATGCGCTGCTATTCTTAACATCATAATCGTTTAGCAAATTATACCATGATGTCTTgaattcatcttccacatcgTATCGTATAtgcatttctttaaatttataagaaaatgagaGCCATCTTTCATCATATGACCCAAATGGGTAATACCATTCGGCATTAAGTGCCAAATACACAATCCGTGCCATGTCTGAGGCCACATTTCTTTTAATGCTTTAGCCATAGCTTTGTCTTGATCTGTGAAGATAGTTATAGGCTTCTTTCCACCATGTGCTTCAGTGAATACTTCAAACAACcatttgaaagattccactgtTTCATCAAATAAAAGTGTGGTCCCGAATACGGTGCACCCTTTATGATGATTGAATCTAGCAAACAACCCAAATGTCCTACAGTCTTTGTTGGTGCGAAATGTAGTGTCAACGCTGACTACATCTCCAAATTGTGTGTAGTCAATGATCATCTTTGGATCCGCCCAAAATATGTTAGTTATTTGTTCTTCACTATCCAGCTGAAATGAGTATGTGAAAGATGGGTTGTTCCTAGTTTGGGTAACAAAGTACTTCATCAAACTACCTGCTTCACCATATGTTAAGGCATGCTGTCTTTTAGTGCGGAGATAGTTCCTAACATCTTGAGTCATACAACTCAAGTTTTCGATCCCACCAGCCTGCCTACCCATCAACTCAACTGTGGATCTAGGCCTGATCCTCGAGTCATCTGCCAATTCAATTTCATACCTTTGTATGTCTAACATATTCCTCTGTGAACGCATCATATGAACTGTTGGTGTAGTATGAAGCTCATGATTATGTTCCCTCACAAAGTCACGACACTTGTATTTTCTCTCATCAACCAAATATATGTTCATTCGTGCCTGGAAATTTGTTCTTGTCTCAGCTCAGGGGTTAACAGTATTGATGTCTCGCTTATCACTCAACCGACAACCAGCTTTTGAACAGACAAATCCCTTAGATGTTATTGTCATGTTGTATTTCTTGCTCTTATTCACAAAGTGTCTCCTGATACTAAACCCCATTGCTCGTCCATAACTGTTGTAATAATTGTATGCATCATGTTCTGAATTGAATAACATCCCAAACCTAGGTTCACTCACATCATTCATGCAAACATTCTCCATACTAGACAAAACAACTAAAAAACAATAAGGTAACAGTACTTCAACAGAATTTAACAAAGCAAGACCAAGAgtggagttaaaaaaaaaaaattaaaatattacatatcaaatagagaagaaaaatatcatGAGCAAGAGTGCACAACTACTCTATatcaaatagagaagaaaatggcagcagaaattcaaaaaatgtcCTTGGTTTTGACAAAGACAGTAAGCAAATacaaatatgaaattgaaatttcattaaaaagaaactctaatcatacaaatataaatacaaGGACGGAGACAACAAATCTCTTAGGTTTTTACAGAGACAACGagcaaataaaaattatgaaattgaaattttattgaaaagaaactcaaatcaggaaagaaaaataaccctaaatctcttaggttttgatagagacaacaagcaaataaaaattatgaaattgaaattttattgaacagaAACTCAAATTAGCCAAGGAAAATAACCCTAAATCTGCATTCCCATCTTCACACATTCATGGTTTTCTTACTGTCACATTCTGCTAATTGTAATGTGACTATAAGAAAATAACCAGAGAGGAGAGTTTTACCTTCATGCACAGAGACTGAATGTTGCTActgaaaatccgtatgagctgatcctgcacaagcatagacggcagaggcccagagctttgtccggggttagtcctccgacgctcaagttaggggtCGGCTGCACAACTTTtgttataggagtaatggtgtgggtagtaatgcttacctttttccttcttctcgggccctcttatatagcttttagggtttagggttttccttttccttggaggagtcctcatcgggtccacctcctttccttatagagttctactcggatacgtcctatccccttcgcggggatattctcttcacgtgGTTAAcatggtagagtccttgcagcctctgtCAGGTGGGTGACATGTGTCCAGGTGTGCAACGCGTATCCTTACCCTATTGGgcagtcaatttggccgtatcaggagcccccttactcccccaggagactcttcctgtgggaataatcaaaattttcatcttttctcttttctttctccctttttttttttttttttttttgcgccCCTTcagccttattccttcggcttcggctttagttctgcttgAGACCGAGACCTTCGGTTAGCCGAcgtgaagaccttcggttagttcggctcggccatgcccgagcccccaaccgaggtaaggaccttcggtcagttcggctcgggcTTGTCCGAGCCCcccgatcgaggtgaggaccttcagtcaggtccgttcggctttgggccgaactcccaactgaggtgaggacctttggtcaggtccgttagccttggccgaactcccaaccgaggtgtggaccttcggtTGGTTCGACTTGGCCTTGCTCGAACCCTCAACCAAAGTAAGAACCTTTAGTCAGGTCCATTAAGCCTTGGCCTGAacacccaaccgaggtgaggaccttcgatcaggtctatTCGGCTttagcctgaactcccaaccaaggtgaggaccttcggtcaggtccgttcggccttggcctgaactcccaatcgaggttctcacctcggttaggtccgttcagccttggcctgaactcccaaccgaggtgaggaccttcggtcaggtctgttcggccttggccggACTCTCAATTGAGGTgagaaccttcggtcaggtccgttcggccttggcccaaactcccaaccgaggtaaggaccttcggtcaggtctgttcggccttggcaggactcccaaccaaggtgagaacctaaccgaggtgtggacctttggtcaggtctgttcggatTTTgtctgaactcccaaccgaggtagggaccttcgatcaggtctgttcagcttttgcctgaactcccaacggAGATATGGACCTTCGATCAGATCCGTTCGGGCGCAAGCCGCGAGGGTTCGTACTCGGTGACGTGGTAGcaccattaatgctcgggtagtcgtaccgtttttcttccatctatatagtgtgggggttcatttgtggggcacttttctttttccctcggagagccttccttTGATATGTGTTTCCTTCGGAGAGCATACTCTCAGTCTCGGCTTTCCTTTAGTTTAGTAGTACTCCGAAAGTAAGTTCCATGTCTTGTTCGTCGGGCTACAGTCCgtcgtcctccgagaggacaaAGTCTAACCGTAGGCGTCAGAGTCCAGGGGAGGTCCGAaggatgtcctcggactccaCCGATTTGCCCTCTTCCCCTGACTCATCGTTTGTGGCCTCgccgtctgggtccgagggCGGCTCAAACGGTGCaggatttagggagaggatgctcgactcccgagcccagacccaggaacccttagaggtggaggctctccacatcGTATCCACAATGGATgagccagaactggaggagctgagggcctcctttggtatctcggacgctttcgagctccgacTGCCCAGACcgtctgaccgagccagctatcgaaaCTCTGAAGAGCTGTGCTTGTAAAAGGAGGCATttaaggccggccttcggcttcCTCTCCATCCCTTCTTCATCCGAGTGTTTCGGTACTACGGGATTTGtccgacccagctgacgccgaaAGGATGGCGGCAGGTGCTCAGTTTCGTTATCCTTTTCtcaaggcaccagaggcctctcaccctccctctcttcatcaattgcttcttccttcaggcctgtaaggggGCTTttgggctggtactacttctgccccTGGAAGGACCTTCAGCTGCTGAGTGGTTACCTCACgtcgatccacgggtggaaggagaagttcttcttcgtgaggtcatccgagggggtgccctttgGCACTGTCTGGGATATCCCTAACCTTAGGGAGGTGAAATCCACCCCTGCCCTTttcggggcagacgcggagtcgttggccatggcgaggcggcaagaaacctgtcctccagtcgaggccgactgccttaAGTCTGACGCCATattgttcagattcgggcttagcccgggtgagttaggctagcccaATTTTATTTCCCTCAGGTGTCGGTGTTTTGTACTGActccttttgtttctttatacagtgcaaatctccagggccgaggctaaGGCTGCCGCAGCGGCAAGGCAAAcccaaataagggaggccagggTGCGGGATGCCCAGCAACAACAGAGGctgaagaggaaggagaagaaggggcccTCCTCTGAGACTCCAAAGAAAAGACCTAGGGGCGAGGGACCTAGCACCGAGGCAGTCCAGGCCCTCGCTGCTCCAGGCCATGACATGCCTGCCCGAGACCCCTACCCCGTAGCGgacttcagaagcccgagggTGGGGAACGTGAGGGCCAAAGTTGGATTTGTCCCTCAGTGGTCAGTCAAGGAAGACGACACGTTGGCAGTCGGGCGTGTTGCTCGTGAGCTGGTGATGAAGAgcagtcttccccgagatgtcACCGAAGCTCAACAACAAGGGACGGCGGCTATGATAACCAAcgcctgcatcttcatggccggggTAAGTCTTGGTCCTCTAACCCTTATCTATTTTTCACCATaacattctgaccttcggtgtctcatgtaggcccaaaaccaaaTGGGTCAACTGGCGATTCGGGCTGAAGCTATGGGCTGAGACCTCGAGATCGCCAAACTAGAGAAGGCTGTCCTGGAGAATGAACGTTcggtcctcctcgagaaggtggagcacctggaaacGGACCTCTTCCTTACGTGCTAGGAATGCGATCGGAAGTTGGCGAAGCTGAAGGCTCAGATGAAGGCGagggttcaggaggccgagGCCTGAGGGGCCGAGAAGTACAAGTCCTCTGAGGACTTTCGTGAAGAAATTAAGCGTGCCATCGCCCCTGGGTTTGACATGGATGCTACCGAGGTCcaagactgggtcctcgagcgaGGACAGCGGGCTCATATTTGAAGAGGAGGGTATTGAGGTAGCCCCATCAGCCACTGAGGTTGCCAATGCCGACGACGAAGGCTATagtgaggaaggtgaggttcagccACAATGCGAGGTCCCTCCTACTCTTGGTCACGATGGCTCCGATGGGGAGACCCACCATGTCGAGGATGAGGTCGTGAATCCGATGGATGCCCTCTGAAGCCACCCTGGGCCTTGGCTCAGCCCTTGAGCTTTGTTTTTTATatgagccttcgggcttcttcatgtaatctcggccttcgggtcttTCAATGTActctcggccttcgggcctttttaaTGTACTCTCAGCCTTCGGGTCTTTTTAATGTACtctcggccttcgggtcttttAATGTACtctcggccttcgggtctttttttaatgaatgtatTTCCCTTTGTATGCCTTGACTCacttttttgtcttcttttggGTGAGGTGATCTTTAGCCTGTAGATAGGTGCAAGAAGGCCAAAACCCATTGTTGGCAGCCTAAGGATCTGCACGTCTACTTTAGCATGGCTCGGTCCCGCTCCCTTAGCTTATCTGAGAGGTTTCCCGAATCCGAGGGCTATGGACTTGAGGGATCTTGAACAAGtgtggttttcaccaagtgttgtgTTCCCCCTCAGCTCCTGCCGAAGGGTCTTTTAAACTGGTATTGATTCAGAGATCCAGTTGAGGGTAGATCCTTTGACCGTCATCACTCCCTCCCAAATTGAGGACCTTCGCTCAGGTCCCCTCAACCATTGGCCTGAGTCCCAGACCGAGGCGaggaccctcagtcaggtcgGCTTGACCCTTGCCTgaacccccaaccgaggtaaggaccctcggtcatctcggctcggcctttgcctgagcccccgaccgaggtgaggaccttcggttagctccgttcggccttggcctgagcccccgacaGAGGTGAGGATCTTCGATCATctcagctcggccttggcctgagcccctgaccgaggtaaggaccttcggtcaactcggctcggccttggcatgagccccaaccgaggtgaggaccttcgactGTACCCGTTCGgcagagttaaggtcaccaGACGGGAGAATTCCTCTCGATTACCGTAAACTAGATTTcgtatttttcatgaataagatACTCCGAAGTTtgggatgaggaattacaacttaaaagtgcacaggagcaaaaattacaaaaaatacaCAAATTACAAAGACAAGTGTGCTTGCTAGttcactactgatagaattttcttaagttctcagagttccacgatcgaggtaccctttctccccccgtagtctccaggtgataggaccctggtcgtattacccttgagactctgtagggaccttcccaatttggagctagcttccTTTGATGTCTCGGGTCTAATACTTCAGCCCTTCTGAGgatgaggtcacccattctgaactcgttctttcgaactttggtgttgtagtgcctcacaaccctctgttggtaagcggccatcctttcttgcaaggtgtccctgacttcggCCAAGAGGTCTAACTTCGCTCAGAGCCCTCCAtcgttttcctcttcattgtagtactgaatccgatgggttatggcccctatctccacgggaagtacagcttcagtgccgtaagttaaaatgaagggtgtttctccggtggccgatCTCTCAGTTTTGCGGTAGGCCCataggatgtggtgcaactcgtctgcccatagtcctttggcgtcatctagtctcttctttattccttgaagcagtgtacggttggttacttctgtcaGCCCATTGGTCAGTGGATAACCGATAGAGGTTTTCTTGTGGTTAATGCTGAGGGCATCACAGAACAAGCCAAAGGTTgggttggcgaactgagttccattgtctgttaccacaacccgagggattccaaatcgatagactaccgcctctggaagaagtcccttacgttcttttcggttatcgtcgccagtgcttcggcttctgcccatttcgtgaagtagtctaccgccacaACGATAAACTTTCTCtatctcgtggccagggggaatgggcccaaGATTtcgattccccacatggcgaatggtattgggctcaGTGCCTCGTACCCtgccgtggcatcaatgaggaggtctatcttcgatagggggtatgcgtccttcgggtaggccttgttcaggtcggtgaagtcgatgcaaatcctccactttccatttgtcttcaggaccatcaccacattggatatccactccgggtattggatcttgcagatgaactgggccttcaacaacttctctacctcttcgtctattttctgctgcctttcgggggcgaaagtcttcttctgttgcactggcttcttcattgggttaacattcagatgatgctctattaccccttggtctattccaggcatgtctgaagccgaccaggcgaagatgtcagagttgtttcagaggaatgagacgagtttttctcgctgttgccttggcattgtaacCCCAATCTAGAATTGCCGAGCGCTATCCCCCTCTTTGGCCTCGACCTGTACCAGATCTTCAGTtggctccccccgttgataactggcatcatcgcgTAGATCTTCTATTGGGAGCGCCTCGCctgccttttctcttccccacaaggtagtggcgtagcacctccgggatgcctcctgatcgcctcgacattccTCGACcccattcttggttgggaatttcatcttgagatggggtgtggagacgacggcctttagtaggttcaaaccaaccctccctagtatggcgttgtatgccgaggtaatgcctactaccaggaagttaatcatgactgttacttggcgatctccaAAGCTGGCTCTTACTGGaaactcaatcgatccttccacttttactgggacgccagagaatccttgcaacgggtgttcgactttcttcaactttccttcgtccatgcccatcttccggaaagcttccaggaacaggatatcagctgaactgccgttatctaCTAGGATCCTCTTCTCTCTGCAATCCACTATGGTCATagtgactaccagggcatcgtcgtgcggggtgtgcaccccttccaggttgtcgtctgagaaggagataatcGTCCCCGTccttgccttcttgttcgaccattcagccacatgcacgattctcgcataggcttttgcttttcgggccgagactgaactttctccagtggcTAGGCCTCCATTAATGGTtgctataactctagttgggctcttattgtCATCTCGAaggtgatggtcagcttcctcgagtgtctggtcccttcgtcgttcctgattgcctctgcgggcaggcccccttctttcatagcgggctctgccatctctccgatggttatccctacggtcattaccatcttgggcatcctccttttcacgGTCCATGAATTaacctagatatcctcttcggatcattccttctatctcccccttgaggtgccaacagtctttggtgtcgtggccgtggtctctgtggaagtggcaatatctgtccatattgcatctctcggggtgtcgtcccatcttccctggccacttcatggccttggcgttcggggagtcctttatctgcatcagtacctcCGTTCGTCTCCAGTTCAGGGGTGCATATTTTttgaacttccttggtggactgggtgcctgaccgcgctcagactttcgtcttttgccttcttcggagggttttTCGTCGGCCCTAGAGGTCCTTTTCCTTCCCAActtcctttcagcttcttcatcggcttggagggtttcttccatctggatgtacttatcgcaccaaGCTCTCAGCTCGGCCAGGTTCCTTGGTATATGCTTCGTCAGAGATCTTTtcaactccttatccttgacgcatCCCAGTAGGGCTATGAACTTTTCTTTcaggtccagacctctgatcgtgatatTCTCTtattggaagcgcttcatgtagttccacagtgattctccttcatgttgcttgacgttggtcaagttcaacgtagtcttctgaaggggttggctactggagaatcccttcatgaagaagtagCTTAGATCGCTGAAGTTGTGGATTGACTTCgtcggcagacggttgtaccatagccttgccgcccCTCTGAATGTCAATGGCAGGgcgcgacacatgatgttttttgagactcgatggaactgcatggccaccttgaagccttccagatgatcgacggggtccccagacccgtagTAGGTGTCGTACTTTGGCAGGCGAAAGTCGAttgggagcgggtccctcatgacctcatcagctagagtcgtgtcattagtgaggtctagCTCGCAagctcccgtctgattttctaccaccttcttgatctcatctttcaggtccaggatcatctgcttcaaccctgaGTCCTCGTGTCTTTGTTCGTCTCCTTGTTGTGGTTCCCTATGTCGGTCTCCGGTGGCAAGCtgcgtccttcccctgggtgcgggactttccccCATTGCTCGATTTCGAGTATTACGATCGGACCTTATTgatcctgtactgctctggtcctcgtctcgagctctcACGGGCTGGATGCGAGGGCCTTGTGGCGCTCcaccggtcttctgagagatagctttggagacctccttcattgcctcggccattcggtcatatttgtcctggagggcttcgaactgctcccttgtcataTATTCttgctgtcacaccccgttctcacagaaccaggccagtgaccgggttaacatcggttaacccaaacctgccaggatcatcagatactgtattccaccacagcatacacacaactaacaTAAGCTcgtcagatcagcggaagactaagttttacctgtgaataatcccataatacttgatacctgaattgtgatacaataattatatacatgtgggcccgaaggcatgatatttacacaataaatgtacaattcatatatcaagtatgtaaaggaaatcatcaaaataatcaaagtacacagctcggctcggtatcaaaggctggagctcaactcggcatcaagggttgagcccagctcggcatcatatggtagagctcagctcggcctcagaagtggagctcagctcggcatcagaactgtggtcccgtagcacaactctcgcatgagcagtcaatgccgtgctctaactcctcaggggtccaccagtcctcttcaggaaacatgactgtgggacccaccccgtgctcctcagatgtatgacctgtaaaatcatctaaaaagggggtacccgtgggatgagctcactagctcagtaagtggtaagatagaccacacagcagtccacacatcaaaacacaatcatatgcactacatgccatgctatacattttaaatcacatccacctaagcaacattactaagtcttcggttttagtACTACTACAGCCATAGTGCACGTATACCCCGGGtatgagccgtgaactccatcccgcaatacgcccatagggctgtcggagaaggcccaccgtgagtactcagaaaagtaaagacaatgccgtccatcggctctcaacagaaatgtaaatgactgaaattaaaggtgctgactctagcaatttaaaagcagtacgattggccctcttgaatacaccaccggggttaccgactgtcctattgacccgccgggcgttatgtctaaccgccacagtgactcgacaatcgcgaccactgcttccccccaaatggtaacccaacacctcaacccctgttgggaagggtcgtagcacgggatggtgaaaatcctaataccgcatgctcctatatgacaatagtacgattgcatagtgccatcgcgtcccataccacgagccaccaatgcactcgtttccaagccgactacggcatctagtctatcaatgcatcatgcacaatgatgtccacattcaacatataaacatctaattccattggcatttagaaagtaaacatagcacacatgcataacaatgtgaggaatgactaatctacatagcatattcatgatggcatgactagactagatataatttaatgaatgccaaacaatgccttgaaccaaggccaaacgtcctctccccacttacttgtagcgtacaagatTTCCTGTtcgatacgggtgagatccggtgcgaaacgggtaggatttggtgaacctaacataattgagtggggttagtactttaccattttaggatcaaaattaacgagatccgataacaaaatcaagtttagaacgttaaaagaaggtcgtacgTCCGATTTGgatccaatcggacgtaagaatcaccttcggggccacacaggtgggtcagataggtgggctgtctggcccaccggtcctacccaccgatttggaccggcaggtaggggcccgtcggtctggccctccggttgggccagggggccctactaagaccgacgggcagggtggcccgccagttagcccgccggttgggcccaccggttgtgtcCGAAGGCTCtaccttctcaggtgggtgctcacaggcgggctggatggcccaccggtcctacccaccggtcttggcggaaaaactactgtttcttcccaactttctccattctttggggattcaaatcggggcttttccaaacccattcttcacactttcaagtcttataggatggctctaacctagatctaggttagattcaagtgatgggaaaccatcttaccttctttgctcaagaataacttcaaaccctccaaatgacttcaaacccacaatgcttcttccaccttgtcaatacctcttcaaatccttcaagatcaacacataaatc is a window from the Macadamia integrifolia cultivar HAES 741 chromosome 5, SCU_Mint_v3, whole genome shotgun sequence genome containing:
- the LOC122077981 gene encoding protein FAR1-RELATED SEQUENCE 5-like encodes the protein MNIYLVDERKYKCRDFVREHNHELHTTPTVHMMRSQRNMLDIQRYEIELADDSRIRPRSTVELMGRQAGGIENLSCMTQDVRNYLRTKRQHALTYGEAGSLMKYFVTQTRNNPSFTYSFQLDSEEQITNIFWADPKMIIDYTQFGDVVSVDTTFRTNKDCRTFGLFARFNHHKGCTVFGTTLLFDETVESFKWLFEVFTEAHGGKKPITIFTDQDKAMAKALKEMWPQTWHGLCIWHLMPNGFNG